The Enterobacter asburiae genomic sequence CTACTGCGATCGTCAGTACCGCATTCTTCACCAGTCGGAATCAGACGGAACCGCGTATAAAACCAGCCGTGACACTCAGAACGTCCTGCGTAATCATCCGCTGACCAAAGGCATGCTCCCTGACGGGCAGGGAACCGTTGAGCAATGGTGGGTTAATGGCGCGCTGGATTTACGTAACGGCAGCATGTACGCAAAAGGCATCCTGTCTAACGTAACTTCGGCGCGCGCCAACGAATGCCAGAACGACGACGTGGAGGTACCACGTAATATCCAGACTCCGGAGGCGCGCGAAAAGCTGCGCTATCGACTGGGAGAGCAAACCCACATCCTGATCCCCGGCGGCCGCAAGCTTTATATCGGTACACCGCACACACATGACAGCCTTTATGATGAGGTGGAGTCTATGGGGGCCGACTGTCTTACCATCCGGTTATTTGATAAAGAAAAGCGCATTGAAGCGAAAGAGGCCTCGCAGCTGCGCTACGCCGTGCCTTTTCGCCCGGATTATGTTTTTGCTGGCATCCACAAGGCGGCGCGGCTGTTGGTCGAAAATGTGGATTATAAGCTGACCGCCGACGGCGTTGAGTTTGCGGCCGCACCGGACACGGTTATCGATTTTTATGCAGACTGCGCCTGGCCTGAACGGTTCACCCGTGAAGAAATGGAAAACCGCCGCAAAGAAACCCGCACGATTAACGAGTGGGATAGCCAGTATCAGCTGCACAGTAAACCCGTTGGAGACGTTCGCCTCGACCCTGACCGCATCCGGGAATACAACATTCATCCTCAAATTCGCTATGCGAACCGTACGGCTTCGCTGTGGCTGGGTAACGTGCAAATCGTTGGTGCGGTCGCCTGGTGGGATGTGGCAACCGGTAAAGTTAAGGCCGACGCCTCGGCGTTCTCTCTGATACTTACCGACGCACGCGGCCACCTGTACTGGCATGTCTGCCAGGAGCTTACGGGGGAGCTGGCCGAATTCGACGACAACGACAAAATCACTGGCGGCCAGGTGGCGCAGATAAAAGAGTTGGTGCTCAAATATCAGATCCCGGTTGTGTGCGTTGAGGTAAACGGACCCGGCAGCTTCGCGGGTAAATTGCTGCGTCAGGCGCTCAAGGGTACCAGCTGTGGTGTTCGGGAAGAATTCAGCATCACTAACAAGCAGAAACGTATCCTTGACGCGTTTGAAGCGCCGCTGTCGTCGCGATTCCTGTGGGCACATACTGACGTGCTCGACGGCCCTGTGTACGACCAGATGCGTGACTTTAACCCGGCGTTGACCAACCAGCCGGACGACTTTATAGACTCTGGCGCGGGAGCAATAAGTCAGACCCCTGTACGCATCGGGAAAGTGGTCGGGATTCCGACCGGGCATGCGCGCGAAGATTGGCAGTTAAGTGACGGAGATCATCTGGTCGACGTCGATTACTAACCTGCCAGAGGTTTCCCATCATGTCGGTACCGAACCAGACTCCGTACATAATTTACAACGCTAACGGTCTGACGACCGTTTTTCCCTTCGAATTTTATATTATCAACGCCAGTGATATACAGGTGACCATTAACGGGACACCGGTCACCAGCGGTTATAGCGTCTCGGGTGCGGGCAACGTCGGTGGCGGAGATGTCA encodes the following:
- the terL gene encoding phage terminase large subunit — protein: MISFLAFFLMWAERMNWDVPDCHYQACHWLEHRGNLAVLRCFRGFGKSTILAVYNAWRYYCDRQYRILHQSESDGTAYKTSRDTQNVLRNHPLTKGMLPDGQGTVEQWWVNGALDLRNGSMYAKGILSNVTSARANECQNDDVEVPRNIQTPEAREKLRYRLGEQTHILIPGGRKLYIGTPHTHDSLYDEVESMGADCLTIRLFDKEKRIEAKEASQLRYAVPFRPDYVFAGIHKAARLLVENVDYKLTADGVEFAAAPDTVIDFYADCAWPERFTREEMENRRKETRTINEWDSQYQLHSKPVGDVRLDPDRIREYNIHPQIRYANRTASLWLGNVQIVGAVAWWDVATGKVKADASAFSLILTDARGHLYWHVCQELTGELAEFDDNDKITGGQVAQIKELVLKYQIPVVCVEVNGPGSFAGKLLRQALKGTSCGVREEFSITNKQKRILDAFEAPLSSRFLWAHTDVLDGPVYDQMRDFNPALTNQPDDFIDSGAGAISQTPVRIGKVVGIPTGHAREDWQLSDGDHLVDVDY